TCTACAGGCGCGGTCAGCCGAGCCGAAGCATTCGCCTTCTTGCCATTAGTTGCACCACGCTCGGCTTGAGCCGAGCGCAAGCTGGGGCGAGATACCTCACGACTTTCAGGCATCGCTTCCATCTCTAAGGCTGGAGGAGCCATCTCCGGCAGCGCGTTGGGACGAGAGGCAGGCAGTTCCGCCGGTCCAGTCGAGTGATTGGACATCAGCGTCACCTGCATACCGTAGGTGGACTGGGTTGATGCAGGTGGTTGGCCTGTGATCCCCGCCATGCGCAAAGCCCGCTCTAGAGCGCGGTCTTCTGCTTGCTCGATCTGGGGAGCAGCAGCCATGGCTGAACCGAGCGTGATATCACCGGCTTGGGCGACCGCTTGCACCACATACTCGCCATCCTCTCGCCTCAAGAGCGTTGTCTTGAGACTACCGTTGGGATAGCGTTCGCGAAATTGAGCGTACATGGCAGCGTTAGGCAGTTGCGCTTTGGTTGCCGAATGAGGAGACTGCATCTGGTAGTGGAGGGCCACAGTTCCAGACGGGTCTACCCTATTAGAGCCTAGCTGAAACAAGGGAGATGAACGAACCTTGAAACTATCCGGATCGACAGCATAGCGGAAGGATCGCGTTGAAAAAAAGAAAACTTTCTTCCGAGGGCCGAGAGCACCTATCCTGACGGAGTGAGCTTCTCTGGGGAGTCAGTCATGGCAAGCAGTAGACCAGATGGACGGCGGCTGGACCAGTTGAGACCTGTGCGCTTTGAACGCCAATATACTCGCTTCTCATCCGGATCAGTCTTGGCGCATTGTGGTGACACGCGGGTGCTGTGCACGGTCTCCATTGAGGAAACTGTCCCCCCGTTCCTCAACGGCACTGGTCAAGGCTGGGTGACTGCCGAATATCGCCTGCTGCCTGGTTCTACGCCCCGCCGTCAGGCCCGCGAGACGCTCAAGCTTTCAGGGCGCACCCAAGAGATTCAACGCTTAATCGGGCGTAGCCTGCGGGCTGCAATTGACCTCAAAGCGCTAGGGCCTCGAACTCTACTGGTCGATGCAGACGTGCTACAAGCTGATGGCGGCACGCGCACGACAGCCATTACTGGCAGTTATGTGGCTGTGGTTGAAGCCCTTCTGGGCCTTCAAAGCCAAGGACTTCTGACAGAGTTGCCCATCCGAGCTCCAGTCGCCGCCATTTCTGTAGGCCTACTAGAGGGCGAAGCCCGGCTCGATCTAAACTACCCCGAAGACGTTGCTGCCAGCGTTGACCTCAATGTCGTGATGACTGAGCATCAGGGGGAGCTGTCTTTGGTGGAGGTTCAAGGCACTGCTGAGGGCGATCCCTTCAGCCGCAAAGATTTAGATCAGATGCTGGATCTGGCCACCGTTGGCATCAAAGAATTGATTCTAGCCCAGCAACAAGTTCTGCAACCATAGGCACTCCAGGGCTAGGGCGGTTCAGCCCTTGAAATCAACCTAGTTGAATCGGCATTGGCAAATATCGGCACAGGCAAGAAAGTCCTCACCAGTAGGCCCTCACCAGTAAGTCCTAGCAGTAAGTCCTAACCAAGTAGGTCCTGGCAAATCGGTCTTGAGCTAAAGTATCAAGCTTCTTGCTGGCCTAAAGACCCTCCCGCAGTACCTCCAAAGCACTCTAAAGAAACGGATATCCCTACAACCGATGACTCAGCCTCGCCCTGCGACTACCGCCATGATTGACATTCCTGCTTGTGCCTGGCAACGCCCGATTGGTCTGGGCTGGGACAAACCCTACACCGTCCGCTACGCCAGCAATTTAGATGATGGCCCCTGGCATGGCGCTCCGTTGGGTGGCCTCGGGGCCGGTTGCTTGGGTCGGTCTTCGCGTGGGGATTTCAACTTCTGGCACATCGACGGGGGCGAACATGTTTTTAAGAGCCTACCTGCCTGCCAGTTCAGTGTTTTCGAGCAGGTTGAGGGCCAACCCTCTCAAGCCTACGCCCTCTGTACCGAAGCACCAGAAGACGGCAGCCTGTCTAGCTGGCAGTGGTATCCCACGAATGGGGGTACTTACCACGCGCTTTATCCTCGCAGTTGGTTTGCCTACGAGGGGATCTTCCAGACCGAGCTAGTTTGCGAACAATTCTCGCCGGTCTGGGCTAACAACTATCAGGAAGCCAGTTACCCGGTTGCGATTTTTCAGTGGACGCTGCGCAACCCCACGAACAAAACCGTGACCCTCAGCATTCTGCTGACCTGGCAGAACACGGTCGGCTGGTTTACCAATGCGCAGAAATCTCCCAAAGTGACTGTGCGGGATGATGGCAGCCCAGTCTATGTGTATGAACCGA
This genomic window from Leptolyngbya sp. FACHB-261 contains:
- the rph gene encoding ribonuclease PH: MASSRPDGRRLDQLRPVRFERQYTRFSSGSVLAHCGDTRVLCTVSIEETVPPFLNGTGQGWVTAEYRLLPGSTPRRQARETLKLSGRTQEIQRLIGRSLRAAIDLKALGPRTLLVDADVLQADGGTRTTAITGSYVAVVEALLGLQSQGLLTELPIRAPVAAISVGLLEGEARLDLNYPEDVAASVDLNVVMTEHQGELSLVEVQGTAEGDPFSRKDLDQMLDLATVGIKELILAQQQVLQP